GCCAGGATAGTCGAGTCCCGCCGAGATTGAGTGAACATCGCAGGTTTGGCCATCTTCGTCCTGCATCACATAGCTAAAGCTGCCGTGCAGAATGCCTGGCGAACCGTAACTCAGCGGCGAGGCATGATCGCCAGGACGCGAACTGCGACCGCCAGCCTCCACACCAATCAGCTTGACGGTCGAGTCACCGACGAATGGATAGAACATGCCCGCAGCATTGCTGCCCCCGCCCACGCAGGCGACGACGCAATCGGGCAAGCGACCTAGCCGCTCAAGCGACTGAACTCGCGTTTCGCGGCCAATCACCGACTGAAAGTCGCGGACGATACGAGGAAAAGGGTGCGGTCCGACGACCGAGCCGAGAATATAGTGCGTCGTATCGACCGACGACATCCAGTCCCGCATCGCTTCGTTAATCGCGTCCCGTAGCGTGCGTGAACCGCTCGTCACCGGGCGAACTTCAGCCCCGAGCAACTTCATGCTGTTTACGTTCGGGGCCTGGCGGCGAATATCCTCTTCGCCCATGTAAACAACGCAGGGAATGCCAAAGTGAGCACAGGCGGTCGCAGTGGCGACACCATGCTGGCCGGCCCCGGTTTCGGCGATCACCCGTTTCTTTTTCATCCGCATGGTCAGCAGCGCCTGGCCGAGCGTGTTGTTGATCTTGTGAGCACCGGTGTGATTCAAATCCTCGCGCTTGAGCCAAATCTGGGCACCTTTGCAGCGCTGCGTCAGTCGCTTCGCAAAATAGAGCGGCGAAGGTCGTCCCACGAAGTTCTTGAACAGGTCGTCAAGCTCCGCTTGAAACGCTGGGTCTTGCTGGGCCTTGGCATACTCGGCCGTCAGTTCATCCAGGGCCCGAGTCAGCGTTTCGGGAACATAGCGGCCGCCGAACGAGCCAAAGCGGCCCGCGGCATCGGGAACTGACTGGAGTGGAGAAACAGTGCTCATGAGCTGGAACTACGGATGACGTGGCGGAAGCAAACAATCAATTGTCGTTACGCGGTGGCGCGGTGACAAGGTGAGGGGTGGGAAGTGTTGGCAGGAAGAACGAGACGTTGCAGTCTAAAAAGTTCGGAAGGTCGGTGGGTGTTCTCCCATTTCGACCCACAGTCGGCGCACTCGAACGAGTTGTGAGCGGTTCATTCGCAGCAATTCAATCTTGGCTCGGCCACAGGGCGTCAAGGCTAAGATTTCAGCAGAGTCGACACTCCAACCGAAGTGATCTTCCCAACGGTCTCGCTGAGGATGAAACGGTTTTACCGCCGCCCGGCTTTGCGGATCTTCCGCCATCAAACGATCGGCCTTGTAGCGATTGCAAGTGGGGCAGGCGAAACAAAGATTCTCGAACTTGGTTAGTCCGCCCGCTGCGCGAGGTTCAATGTGTTCGATTTCGAAGATCGAGACAGTCAAATCTTCGGCCGATCGGCAATAAGCGCAGCACCCGCCATAGTGTTCGCGAATTTGCCTACGCATT
Above is a window of Anatilimnocola aggregata DNA encoding:
- the trpB gene encoding tryptophan synthase subunit beta is translated as MSTVSPLQSVPDAAGRFGSFGGRYVPETLTRALDELTAEYAKAQQDPAFQAELDDLFKNFVGRPSPLYFAKRLTQRCKGAQIWLKREDLNHTGAHKINNTLGQALLTMRMKKKRVIAETGAGQHGVATATACAHFGIPCVVYMGEEDIRRQAPNVNSMKLLGAEVRPVTSGSRTLRDAINEAMRDWMSSVDTTHYILGSVVGPHPFPRIVRDFQSVIGRETRVQSLERLGRLPDCVVACVGGGSNAAGMFYPFVGDSTVKLIGVEAGGRSSRPGDHASPLSYGSPGILHGSFSYVMQDEDGQTCDVHSISAGLDYPGVGPEHSYWKDAGRVTYTACEDDDALRGFDALAQCEGILPALESSHAIAFAMKHAATMKPDQTLVVCLSGRGDKDAAEIARLRG
- a CDS encoding HNH endonuclease; translation: MRRQIREHYGGCCAYCRSAEDLTVSIFEIEHIEPRAAGGLTKFENLCFACPTCNRYKADRLMAEDPQSRAAVKPFHPQRDRWEDHFGWSVDSAEILALTPCGRAKIELLRMNRSQLVRVRRLWVEMGEHPPTFRTF